The genomic interval acattattacCATCGATGAACGATTTTCGATACTCGAAATATTCATCACCAATTTCATCACCAATTTGACCTATCTTATTATCGTGGCTCTATCTACCGTCCTGTACATtcgatccaaaaaaaatctttctatCCATGTATCTTTTTCTGCTTTAACGAGTGTTTTTATCGCTCGATGGTATCATAgtgtttgaaaagaaaaaactttctttAACGCAACTGACGAAtgagtgtatttttttttcttttgtttttttcaagctGTTCGGGGTTATTTTACGTAACAATCTAACGcacgtataactatatactAATTACATAGAGCATATGAATAACGTTAATTGTTCTACGTGcaatattttgatctcaatGTTAAACTGTCTTTTTCGTAACATTTTAACAACACTTGACTCCACTCCGTCATCTCAAGTATTGTACAACAACTCGGTAGAGTAATTACAGGCGATACTTAATTACGTAGAAAGTACGACGCGACATTctgtcgttattatcattatttttttgttactttttcatttcctcggtATTTCCTCTCCGATCGAACACACGCGTCTATCGGTGCGACAAAGGCGGTACCCCGGGACCCCGGAGATTCCTCGTAGTGCCCGGagtaaaagaaacggaaaaagaaaatggctgCCAGTCACCGCGGTCCAAGTATACCCGCAGCCAAGGGATGGGGAAAGAAGAAGTTCTTTAAGCAGGAACGACTAATGGGTAACGTCGGTAAAAGGACGGTCAGTCTCGTCCTCTCTCtttgttaaaatttcaatgaaactcTCTATGAGAGCGAATCGACTGCTCGGAttcagttttctttctcttctaacTAAGATCACGGGCCAGCCGCGGCGGCTTCCCGAAGGCGGTCACTTTCTAGCTGCCTCAGGGGTTGCGGACCTCCTGCAAAGAGTCTATATAGATCGTAGTTTATCTTCGGATGATTGCTACAATCGCTCGCCGTCGCTATTTCTGCCGTTGCTGCACTTACGGTTACGTACGTTATAAAGTCCACTCAACTGTACGCAAAGGTGCAAGACTTTCACGCGAGCGATACACGACATAATATCGATCATaacttgggaaaaaaaaaaaaatcaacgtcggCGTTGAACGGAATCCCGAAGCGTTTGAAAAGTTTTGGTATATTTTCTACGTATCCTCTTAACATATACTATACAGCTGTCAACGATCCCGGTTACGGTTATAGGAACACTTCTTTATCGTTACGGCttacataaattattcacATCTTCGGAATAAATTATAACTAGACTTTCGGTCGTTCCGAATATCGGAGCCTacctgttttctttttattactatttttctcatctaatACACCGGCGAtcgggagttttttttttttttttttttttttttttttctgaaaatcttCCATAGATCTGGGTGTTACATCTCGTGCGGACGTCACTTTCTACAAAGATATACCTACCAAGGTGCAGTTTCCGTACGGTTGTATGGGTACCGAAATTAATTCGGTTCATGTATATGAGagacgaaatatttgaaatatggACGCAGATCTTGAAGGCCGCGGGTGTAACGCGAGATGACCGATCGGCAATTTATTGtatgaatatttgaatatcatGGAACATAAATTCCCGACAGCTTGCAGGAATTTTATACTATATTTATGGGCATACGTTGCCTTGAAAGCGTTTTTGAGTAACCAGATAATTTTTGGGACAAGTGAACGATCGAGATTgcttgacaattttttaaacgatttgaattatttttctacacgTTTCACCAAACGAATGAAAGTCGAGGTATGGATGCGAAGATTGTTGGAGCGACGagcaaaatgataaaaattatcgatccgATTTGCAAGATCCCGCCGACGTTGGGTTTACAGCAAGTTTCGCCCATACATATAAAATCTAACAGTCATGAGATAAGATTTGAAGTTTGATAAATTAATCTGACCATCTGGAGTCGATGCAGTAGCTGAAACGTTAAACGTCGGGTTTCACCCTTTAATTCTCAGCCGGTGGTTTCACTTTCTAGGATCTCAAGGATACGATGCGATTCGAATTTCGTTCATCATTATTTAGCGAATCGCGCTCACCGCAAAGGTGTCGCGCTTCAAGTGAGTGATTACAGGTAGAGCGCACCTGCCTGTAACCTCCTTGACTTCCACGCACGCTAATTACGTATGCGTTGCTCCGCTGAGCGATCGTTGATGTTTAACGGTCACTTACATCGAGTTCAACTATTTTAAACACGCCTCCGACTTACACGCGATGATTATTTGCtcgatcttcaatttttttttctccctataCCCGCTAAAGAAAGTCTCGTTCTACCTAACGTACGTTTCATACGGATCGAATGCCATATCGTTCGTACAGCTACCGCGAATCGCCCGAggcagctgaaaaaaaaaatggttttacTTCGACTGCCATTCTTAAAAATCTCGGAACAGTTTGACCGCGTCATTTTTTAAACGACCAGATCCAACCGATTGCGAGCGCGAGCTGCCAACGGGATTAATCTCCGAAATGGCGGCGGCGGAGcaaaaactaattgtaagtgtgaAACGTTTGCTCGAAATGCCTACgacgtgatgcgcgactgtgaCGAAATAGAGAAATTGAAGGCCCGGATTTTTCGGGTCATCCCGCGCGCATCCCTGGATAATCACTTGCTAATACACATACCTTTGGGCAGCTGTTACGGGTGCACGGAAACGAAAGTGAGAGGTATTCGCCCTACCGGCACACGTTACATTTCTACCGATCGTATTGTACCGCGGATGTATcggtggagaaagaaaatttttctcaatatcgAATATCTTCCTCTCACCACGCCGCTGTTGTCTGCCGAAAATATAACGGATAGCCCGTTCGATTGACTCCCTGCGTTGATCCTTTCTTACAATTTCTCTACACGTGAACCGATCCGCGTGGTAGAGGTGTGAAAGTACTTTTGTGGATCTTCGCTCGGTagtgtgaaaaatgaaaaatatgtttctAACGCTAATTAGAATTGTCGGAGGCCATTGATCGTCTGACAGATCCGTTTTTACAATTCGACTATCACCGACTACTTCGGGTGTTATAAAACGTCCGCGCTCTCCAACCTATGAGCGAACCAGCTCTAATTACCGCTGTAATTTATAACAAGACTCTCTTACAGTCCTCAATTTCGCGTTgcgtaaaattaaataaaatatttattacatgtTATCTAACCAATACAGGTACAATaatcataaataataatacaagaTAATTTATGGATCATTTTCAAACGCGATTAATGATAACACCAACGTGAAACTGTGAaaacttctcttttttttttgcttcataaCTTTGCTTGAATATgactatcaaaaaaaaaaaaaaaaaaaaacaaggtaaaAATACGGCATCTCTGCTTCCGCAGATCGATAACGATCGTATACTACTGTCTTATCTTACGAGTTGTTCTCGTCAAATAATGCGAATGCCCCGTTGACCGATTCGTGTCGGTCGATTTTTGGAGACGCGTTAAAAATATCTTCACTTCACTTCCATCCCTATCCCTTGTTTCCCTGTTTTGTACCAAAGTTCACGTCTTCCAAGTTGGTTTTACTCTGCTGTTGCATCCCTGACGCATAGGGACGTACGTTCGCGAAGTGATAAGTGAACGCCTGGGGCATCGAGTGTCggttattttgattttggttaTACGAAACAACGCCCGGCATTTCATCCGGTCGAAAGCTGTTCGCCTCGGGTCTGAAGGGGATGGTGGGCGCCACGGGAGGTTGATCGCGACGAGTTCCGGACGATTGATCGGCAGGGTCTCCCAGAGAAGTCGAAGGACTCGCCTTTTCGGGGGCGATGTAAGTCCCGCGTGATTGTTCCAAGGTCACTCGCGTCACCGCTTGTTGTTGTTTCTGCGCGTACGACGGAAGGTTCGGGTACTTGCTCGGGGCTTTGGAGAACGTTTCCCGCGTCCCCTGATCGGCGAGGTATTCGGCTCCGGATGCGCCGTTTTTGTCGGAATTGTAAATGTCCGACAGAAACCGAGCGCTCTCCTTCTCCGGCAGGTCGTGGCTATTCGAACCGTAGACGTGCggctcgatcgattttcctcgGGGATTCAATGTCTCGGAGTAATACCGTCCGGCCTCCCGACTCGTTCCCACGGGACTCGATCCCGGCGGATAGGGGTCCTCCTCCCCCGGTTTTCCCGAAGAGTTCTGCAGTAGGCCTACCGCACCGACGTAAGGCAGATGAGAAGGAGTGCTCGCTGAATTTTGAGAGCCGCTGTTCGAAAATCTCTGTCCCAACGACTTGGCCACCAGATTCCGCATAGCCGCCACTTGTTCGAGGATCTGCGCCCTCGCGTAGCTGCTCGGGATGGGATAATCCGGCCCGACCGGATGTCCCCCGACGCTAATGACCTTGTAAGTCGGCTGCGGCAGCGGGATGTTCTTCAGATGGACGTCGGATATTTGTTCGATCCGATTGTACGGATCGGCCGTCTTCTGGACACTCGAGTGCGCCCCGTGGTCCTTGTAACTTTGTGATATGAGGTTATTACCGTCCACGTATTGACTTACGGCTCCGTCGTTCGTCGGGGAGCTCGGAATCTCGTCAATTTTAGTCTTGCCCGACTTCGGCTTGTCCTCCTGCTCCTCCGCGCCGTTCTCCTCCCCGAAACTGGAGGGTTCGCTCCTCGGAGGTCCTGCGGGAGGCCCGGGAGGTCCGAGGTAATCCGGGTAGGAGTACGGAAACGGTCGGTTGTAGTAGTCCGGGTAAAAATACGGGCTCTGAGAATAATAACCGGGATAGGGAGCGGAACCGTGGACACCGGAAGCGTATTGATTGTCGGGGTAAGGACCGGCGGAATAGGAGGGGCTCCCGTAAGGACCGTAGAGAGCGTTCCCGTAATACGGCGAGTAAGGAGAGGAGTAGGGCGCGACGGGGCCGCGTGGATAAGATCCGTAGTCGTCGGGAAAATACGAATCCTTCGGACCCTCGGCGTAGCTGGACGTGTACGAGTCTCTGGCATCCGTCCTAGGCGCGTAGAGTTCCGGCTTGAAGATAGTCCCGATCTCTTTGTCGGAGCCCCTCTTCGTCAACTTCGGACTGTACGGGTAGACGGGATGGATAGGCAGGAACGGTTCGTCGTTCGGATTCGACGGTTTCCGGTAGCGTTGGGCGAAAACCGCGGGCGATATCAGTAGGAGAATCTGGAAGGTATAATTCGATATGAGGAGATACGATTCTACATAGCGTGGGACGCGTTGCGAATTCACCAAGACACGGTATACTGACCAGGATCTCCATATTCGGTATTCTTCTCTCGTCCGGCGATCGCGACGGTTCGATTAATATGACGGATGTATCCAAGTCCCGAGCGTTCAGCTCCTACGGCCGATGTGATTTTTCATCACGGTATACGATCGGCGCGGTACTTGCGATGACAGTGATACGTCCAGCGTCCTTCAATATCTCTTTTATACTTGTACCTTGAAAAATCTCTAGAACTAGTTTGACTTTTCTCCTGACTTATACGCGTCAATGATGGCCAGTTTATCACCCCGTTTGGTCAGCTCGGCTCTCAGTGAAAATAGACTCGTTCGATTCAACTGCCGGAGCTGCTGCATCTCGACGAATGGAATTAGATAAATGGGTCGTCGCGGCGATACGAGGTTGTTTTCGTATACCGGCGGTTAGGCTGCATTTCTTAAGTGATAGTGATCCGCCGTATGATCTCTAAAGTAACGAGACTCGTTAAAAACCTGCTCACCGTTAGCGTAATGGACGACGTCGTGGATcgtatatgaaaaattataattaaaccgACATTCGCATCCGAAGAAACGAGGCCTCATCTTTCGGGAGCCATGGTCCACCGGAACGCAAACTTGCGTTGGAAAAAAGCCCCGATGATTTCACTCGAGGGTTCGTCGGAGGCCAAAAGCCATGTATGAATCAATTATCAGCATCGTCGAGTTAATATCATTGTTTTACAGGGCGTGGCTAACAATGAGCGTGGTTTGAACCGTCGATGCGGTTATACCGTACGAACACCGCGTGGTGAAAGTGAAATAATGGTCTCGTTTCGTGGGGTATATTAAACGACGATACCACCTCAACGTACGACATACAATAGCTGTATGCCCACCTTTCGAAgctgtcgattttttttccgttctctaCTCTTTTGCGtcgacttttttctcctcgctttCCTCCGAACACCCTATTGTTCGATTCGACAATCGAAGTTTCACCGCATCTGCATAGACGAGCGTACGTTGCAACTTGTCGTTGCTCGCGTCGAGTTCGGTGCATCgtttgatgaattttgatATTAATATCGCTCGATTTGGCTCAAGTAGAAATTCGCCAACGCCTCGCGTACGGAATCGCGAGTGCGATCACCTGTCGCTTCGGGCGAATCTAGGCTACTAGTCGTCGATGTATATCAAACATCAGTCGAATTATGAACGATGTACACCGGTCGACCACGCATATTACGTTTTTACCGTAGAAATGTATCTAGTTTTAAATCATAACAGTCTGTCGACTCATCACACTGCATCATTTCATACGGTTGAtcgattgtttcttttctcgtttatcgagtcgtttgtttttttgcctCCAGGCATCCGAAAACCAAGACAACGACATGTGTGTACGTTCGACTTTCGAAGCCCCAAATGATTGTGTCAAAatgatttggttttatttctCATCAACGTGACTTACGAGTTGGCGTGTcgtggatgattttttttatttttttttcttccaaattgaaatatttattcgtgCAAGCCATCGTACGATCTTATCAGGGATATGTGCATGTGATGCAaatgcgaataattttcgaagtcaATCGATTAACATTAATTATCGGATATCTCGATCGTGGCATTTCTAGATACGCGGGTTAAATGGTATTTCACCATATCGCTACGGAATCCGTACGTCCTTTCTAGTTTTGGTAAAACCGCAAAAATCttggttaataataataacatgattattatcatcatttatcCTGATTCGCTGCACCGGCAAGCAGACTCTCGAATTTGTAACTTTTTGCGAAATGCTTAACCGTATTATTCAACGTGAAATTTACTTCAACAAACTTGCACTAATTATACAACGCATTTAAAGTAATGTAATTACCGCAAATTTTCGCTAACTAAGAGTCACTCAACCACGTGAATATAAAATGACCGATTAACATCACTGAAATTCCAAacttagaaaatgaaaagtgagAATTCTTTATAATCGTATTCTTGATCGAAAGTCTAAAGAATTTCATACCGCGAACTACATTTCAGGCGATCCTTGAATACACCAACGACTCGAAACCTATTCCTACGAACTTTATAACGTATAAGTTAATAGCGCTGTGGCGGAAACGGAGATCAGCGGTGGATACGGATAACtgaacaaaaattgataaatacagTCGACTATCAATGACGGCAAATGGCTCGTGTCGAGTTATTTACACGAGGCAgccgaacgaatgaattaatGTCAGCTCGTAAAATCCGGCGCTCTCACTCGGAACTAGATGCTCTGCCGTTTATAGTACAGTGAAACATGTTTACAACCCACGTTCATTCCTCTAATAATACGTGTAAATATCTGGACACTCGGCGTGAAGCACCCGTAGGAACGTCGCTGGAAATGATCCGACCGCGCGAATGTGTCGCAGGGTAGATGAGCCCGTGGGAGTCTCGAGACTCGATTCTTATTttctaataaatataattcgaatccgaaattCGAATCCTGCCGAACGGTCCTTAGCTCCGGATGAGACGTGAGGTGATCGGGTCAACAGCGTCCCCTCGCCCCTCGGATCGCATCGGTTTCTTCCACCCGTGACATTCTACCGGTAGAGGACTCGGACTTGGACTttccaaaataaaataaagatttAGAAAGGAG from Athalia rosae chromosome 1, iyAthRosa1.1, whole genome shotgun sequence carries:
- the LOC125499701 gene encoding uncharacterized protein LOC125499701, producing MEILILLLISPAVFAQRYRKPSNPNDEPFLPIHPVYPYSPKLTKRGSDKEIGTIFKPELYAPRTDARDSYTSSYAEGPKDSYFPDDYGSYPRGPVAPYSSPYSPYYGNALYGPYGSPSYSAGPYPDNQYASGVHGSAPYPGYYSQSPYFYPDYYNRPFPYSYPDYLGPPGPPAGPPRSEPSSFGEENGAEEQEDKPKSGKTKIDEIPSSPTNDGAVSQYVDGNNLISQSYKDHGAHSSVQKTADPYNRIEQISDVHLKNIPLPQPTYKVISVGGHPVGPDYPIPSSYARAQILEQVAAMRNLVAKSLGQRFSNSGSQNSASTPSHLPYVGAVGLLQNSSGKPGEEDPYPPGSSPVGTSREAGRYYSETLNPRGKSIEPHVYGSNSHDLPEKESARFLSDIYNSDKNGASGAEYLADQGTRETFSKAPSKYPNLPSYAQKQQQAVTRVTLEQSRGTYIAPEKASPSTSLGDPADQSSGTRRDQPPVAPTIPFRPEANSFRPDEMPGVVSYNQNQNNRHSMPQAFTYHFANVRPYASGMQQQSKTNLEDVNFGTKQGNKG